In one window of Pseudomonas putida DNA:
- a CDS encoding amidohydrolase has translation MRDLSQLPNLKLALVQTTLAWHDREGNHAHFEVLLEQARGADLVILPEMFTTGFSMESERLAEPEQGPTYKWLKAQAKKIDAVITGSVIIQAADGSHRNRLLWARPDGEVLHYDKRHLFRMAGEHKHYTPGERQVQFELKGWRVRPLICYDLRFPVWSRDAQDTDLLLYTANWPAARRQHWNRLLPARGIENLCYVAAVNRVGTDGKGFAYSGDSQVLDFQGESLLSAGEADGVFSAVLSAADLAAYRAKFPANLDADTFELH, from the coding sequence ATGCGCGATCTGAGTCAACTGCCGAACCTGAAGCTCGCCCTGGTGCAGACCACCCTGGCCTGGCATGACCGCGAGGGCAACCATGCGCATTTCGAGGTATTGCTGGAGCAGGCCCGTGGCGCTGACCTGGTGATCCTGCCGGAGATGTTCACCACCGGCTTCTCGATGGAGTCCGAACGCCTTGCCGAGCCCGAGCAGGGTCCGACCTACAAGTGGCTCAAGGCACAGGCAAAGAAGATCGATGCGGTGATCACCGGCAGTGTGATCATCCAGGCTGCCGACGGCAGCCATCGCAATCGCCTGCTGTGGGCGCGACCGGACGGCGAGGTGCTGCATTACGACAAGCGCCACCTGTTCCGCATGGCAGGTGAACACAAGCACTACACGCCTGGCGAGCGCCAGGTGCAGTTCGAGCTCAAGGGCTGGCGAGTTCGCCCGCTGATCTGCTACGACCTGCGCTTCCCGGTGTGGAGCCGCGACGCCCAGGACACCGACCTGCTGCTGTACACGGCGAACTGGCCGGCCGCGCGGCGCCAGCACTGGAACCGGCTGCTGCCGGCGCGGGGGATCGAGAACCTGTGCTACGTGGCTGCGGTGAATCGGGTGGGGACCGACGGCAAAGGCTTTGCCTATTCGGGGGACAGCCAGGTGCTGGACTTCCAGGGCGAGAGCCTGCTGAGTGCGGGGGAGGCCGACGGGGTGTTCAGCGCGGTGTTGAGCGCCGCTGACCTGGCGGCGTATCGGGCCAAGTTCCCGGCGAACCTGGATGCCGACACCTTCGAGCTGCATTGA